The following are encoded in a window of uncultured Ilyobacter sp. genomic DNA:
- a CDS encoding AIR synthase family protein, protein MEIGKLKASDLEKLVFKNIKHRRSEILTDPKIGGDCAVLDFGDKVAYISSDPITGASEELGKLAVNINCNDIATAGIEPVGLMLTILAPEGTSASDIERVVADAHTEAKKLNVSIMGGHTEITKVVNRMVVSVTAIGIGKKEDYTKRGKVIPGDILILTKGAGIEGTGIIAYEKSEEIRENLGEHTLRNAKTMLDKISVVREGIIASPHVKGMHDVTEGGVLGAVWEVSEFYSLGSEIYREKIKIAECTKDICKYFKIDPLKLISSGSMLLAADPIKGAEIVEILKKEGIESHIIGKFTEENSKSIISEGFSEEISEPESDELYKVV, encoded by the coding sequence TTGGAAATTGGAAAATTAAAAGCTTCTGACCTTGAGAAGCTTGTATTTAAAAATATAAAGCACAGAAGGTCAGAAATACTAACAGACCCTAAAATAGGCGGGGACTGTGCCGTACTCGACTTCGGAGATAAAGTGGCATATATATCTAGTGACCCAATTACCGGTGCCAGTGAGGAGCTTGGAAAACTGGCTGTAAATATAAACTGCAATGATATTGCCACGGCGGGAATCGAGCCTGTGGGGCTCATGCTGACTATCCTGGCTCCTGAAGGGACTAGCGCTTCGGACATAGAGAGAGTGGTGGCCGATGCCCACACGGAGGCTAAAAAACTAAACGTATCCATTATGGGGGGGCACACCGAGATCACAAAAGTGGTAAACAGAATGGTTGTATCTGTAACTGCCATTGGAATAGGGAAAAAAGAGGACTATACAAAGAGAGGGAAAGTAATTCCTGGAGACATTCTCATCCTTACAAAGGGGGCTGGTATAGAGGGTACAGGGATTATTGCTTACGAAAAAAGTGAAGAGATCAGAGAAAACCTAGGTGAGCATACTCTTCGAAATGCCAAAACTATGTTGGACAAGATAAGTGTTGTGAGGGAAGGGATTATCGCCTCCCCCCATGTAAAGGGAATGCATGATGTAACCGAGGGCGGTGTCCTAGGGGCCGTTTGGGAAGTTAGTGAGTTCTATAGTCTAGGTTCTGAAATTTACCGAGAAAAGATAAAAATTGCAGAATGTACAAAAGATATCTGTAAATATTTCAAAATAGATCCTCTAAAACTTATATCTAGCGGATCTATGCTTCTGGCAGCTGATCCAATCAAGGGGGCAGAGATTGTAGAGATATTAAAAAAAGAGGGAATAGAGTCCCATATTATTGGCAAATTTACTGAAGAGAATTCAAAATCTATAATATCTGAAGGTTTTTCAGAGGAAATATCAGAACCTGAAAGTGACGAATTATACAAAGTAGTATAA
- a CDS encoding cobyric acid synthase: MHKKIMIQGTGSSVGKSLVTAGLCRIFHKDGYKVSPFKSQNMALNSFVDEEGLELGRAQVVQAEMGGERPRAYMNPILLKPNADDHSQVIFMGKPCGNVTAVEYFSQTEKLRKVALEGYEKIRKNYDICVLEGGGSPAEINLREVDVVNMGMAELVDAPVILVSDIERGGVFAQIYGTVMLLDKNDRERIKGIIINKFRGNKGILDPGIEMIKKRFEKDGIDIPILGVIPHLDVKIEEEDVLAKKLTAKKTKNDITISVIRTPKMSNYTDFDVFEFYGDVALNYVDSPEDLGEEDMIIIPGSKNTIGDLLFIKESGIYDKIIEESKSGKLIFGICGGFQILGKKIMDPLCVETPLGEEEGLGLLDVTTIMGEEKSTYQVEKKLINCKGILAGLENTTVKGYEIHQGQTSGKEEIFLDGELYVGVCKENVIATYLHGIFDNGVFTRHVLNYMRRKKGLKENSELIDYEKVKTTEFDKWENHMRKNLDIDKIYKILK, from the coding sequence ATGCATAAAAAAATTATGATACAAGGAACAGGTTCTTCTGTAGGAAAAAGCCTAGTGACGGCAGGCCTCTGCAGAATTTTTCATAAAGACGGATATAAAGTCAGCCCTTTTAAATCTCAGAACATGGCTCTAAATTCTTTTGTAGATGAGGAAGGACTCGAGCTCGGAAGAGCACAGGTGGTTCAGGCTGAGATGGGTGGAGAGAGGCCTAGGGCTTATATGAATCCTATACTACTGAAACCAAATGCAGATGATCACTCCCAAGTTATATTCATGGGAAAACCTTGTGGAAATGTAACTGCAGTAGAGTATTTTTCTCAGACAGAAAAACTGAGAAAAGTGGCCTTAGAGGGATATGAAAAAATAAGAAAAAATTATGATATCTGTGTCCTCGAAGGAGGAGGAAGTCCTGCCGAGATAAACCTCAGAGAGGTAGACGTGGTAAACATGGGAATGGCAGAACTAGTAGATGCCCCTGTTATTCTTGTTTCCGATATAGAAAGGGGAGGTGTCTTTGCTCAGATATACGGTACAGTAATGCTTTTAGACAAAAATGACAGAGAGCGTATCAAAGGGATCATCATAAATAAATTCAGGGGAAATAAAGGGATCTTAGACCCAGGGATTGAGATGATAAAAAAAAGATTTGAAAAAGATGGGATAGATATCCCTATACTAGGAGTTATCCCTCACCTCGATGTAAAGATAGAGGAAGAGGATGTCTTGGCAAAAAAACTTACTGCAAAAAAAACTAAAAATGATATAACTATCTCTGTAATAAGAACTCCTAAAATGTCAAACTATACTGACTTTGATGTTTTTGAATTCTACGGCGATGTAGCTCTAAATTATGTAGACTCTCCTGAGGATTTAGGTGAGGAGGACATGATCATAATTCCCGGAAGTAAAAACACTATAGGGGACCTCCTTTTCATAAAGGAGAGTGGAATTTATGATAAAATTATAGAGGAGTCTAAAAGTGGGAAACTAATTTTTGGTATCTGCGGTGGATTCCAAATACTAGGAAAAAAAATAATGGATCCTCTCTGCGTAGAAACTCCTCTAGGTGAAGAAGAGGGTCTAGGACTTCTAGATGTAACAACTATAATGGGAGAGGAAAAATCTACCTACCAGGTAGAAAAAAAATTAATTAATTGCAAAGGAATACTCGCCGGGCTAGAGAATACAACTGTAAAAGGTTACGAAATTCATCAGGGCCAGACATCGGGAAAGGAAGAGATATTTTTAGATGGGGAGCTGTATGTAGGAGTCTGCAAAGAGAACGTCATCGCAACCTATCTTCACGGAATTTTTGATAATGGAGTCTTTACAAGGCATGTTTTAAATTATATGAGACGAAAAAAAGGACTAAAAGAAAATAGTGAACTAATCGATTATGAAAAAGTCAAAACCACGGAATTTGACAAATGGGAAAATCATATGAGAAAAAATCTAGATATAGATAAAATATACAAAATATTAAAATAG
- a CDS encoding NAD(P)H-dependent oxidoreductase subunit E, whose product MNRVGREELKEKIEFLVSKNGGDRGAILPVLEEISREYGEIDLYAMQILAFSVGIHPSEIYGVATFYDFLKSGKKHGKYVVRLCRTISCHMKEKDRIAKQLNNELGIAFGEITPDGLFSLEYCNCLGMCDQGPAMLVNDILISKVKPSEIPLIIQSCRRGVVGKEYKIPLVSKVVKKGPLLEENFVPGSVLLETMKRDKNSILEDIEKSNLRGRGGAGFPTGFKWRLAKEEKKGNKFIVCNADEGEPGTFKDRYILHKNFQRVLEGMSIAAYVIGASNGFIYLRGEYTYMKEILEKEIEKRRKAGLLGNKIGEGLIFDIKIKMGAGAYICGEETALIESLEGKRGEPRNKPPYPVDTGFMNYPTLVNNVETFLNVNLICEKGVESFGLYGTDNSKGTKFFSISGDCKNEGIYELPFGVTIDRVVALAEGENIKAVQIGGAAGECVHKNDFSKRIAFEAASTGGSIILFNENRDMLDIAENFMEFFVKESCGQCTPCREGTYRILEGIRLLKKGKCSVTYLNKLLELCETVELASKCGLGQLSTVAFKSIVENFKEEILGRLPKEVQD is encoded by the coding sequence ATGAATCGAGTGGGGAGGGAGGAATTAAAGGAAAAAATAGAGTTCTTGGTCTCAAAAAATGGTGGCGACCGAGGGGCTATTCTGCCAGTCCTTGAGGAAATAAGCAGAGAGTACGGAGAAATAGATCTTTATGCCATGCAAATTTTGGCTTTTTCAGTTGGTATACATCCTAGCGAAATTTACGGAGTGGCAACCTTTTATGATTTTCTAAAATCCGGTAAAAAACATGGAAAATATGTTGTCCGATTATGCAGAACAATATCCTGCCATATGAAAGAAAAAGACAGAATTGCAAAGCAGCTGAATAACGAGCTTGGAATAGCATTTGGGGAGATCACACCTGACGGCCTATTTTCTTTGGAATACTGCAACTGTCTTGGAATGTGTGACCAAGGACCTGCCATGCTTGTAAATGATATCCTCATATCCAAGGTAAAACCATCTGAAATACCTCTTATTATACAGTCGTGTAGAAGAGGGGTAGTAGGGAAAGAATACAAAATCCCTTTGGTATCTAAAGTTGTTAAAAAAGGACCTCTCCTAGAGGAAAACTTTGTCCCTGGAAGTGTTCTTCTAGAGACAATGAAAAGGGATAAAAACAGTATTTTAGAAGATATAGAAAAATCAAACCTAAGGGGTAGGGGGGGAGCCGGGTTCCCTACAGGATTTAAATGGAGGCTTGCAAAAGAGGAGAAAAAAGGAAATAAATTCATCGTTTGCAATGCCGATGAGGGGGAGCCGGGTACTTTTAAAGACAGATATATTCTTCATAAAAATTTCCAGAGAGTCTTGGAAGGTATGAGTATCGCCGCTTATGTAATAGGAGCCTCAAATGGATTCATCTACCTCAGGGGGGAGTATACTTACATGAAAGAGATCCTAGAAAAAGAGATAGAAAAAAGACGAAAGGCAGGACTTTTGGGTAACAAGATAGGGGAGGGTCTAATCTTTGATATAAAAATAAAAATGGGAGCAGGAGCCTACATCTGCGGTGAAGAGACAGCCCTTATAGAATCCCTCGAAGGAAAAAGGGGGGAGCCTAGAAACAAACCCCCTTACCCAGTGGACACAGGCTTTATGAATTACCCAACCCTTGTGAACAATGTAGAGACATTTTTAAATGTAAATCTCATCTGTGAAAAAGGCGTAGAATCTTTTGGACTTTATGGAACTGACAACTCAAAGGGAACAAAATTTTTTAGCATATCCGGTGACTGTAAAAATGAAGGTATTTATGAACTTCCATTTGGGGTCACCATAGATAGAGTAGTCGCTCTAGCAGAAGGAGAAAATATAAAAGCGGTACAGATCGGAGGAGCCGCAGGTGAATGTGTACATAAAAATGATTTCTCAAAAAGAATAGCTTTTGAGGCTGCATCAACAGGTGGTTCTATAATTCTTTTTAATGAGAATAGAGATATGTTAGATATTGCTGAAAACTTTATGGAATTTTTTGTCAAGGAATCCTGTGGTCAGTGTACTCCTTGCAGAGAAGGTACTTATAGAATATTAGAAGGAATCAGACTTTTGAAAAAAGGAAAATGCTCTGTAACCTATCTAAATAAGCTTCTTGAATTGTGTGAAACTGTAGAACTGGCATCTAAATGCGGATTGGGGCAGCTTAGCACAGTGGCGTTTAAATCTATCGTTGAAAATTTCAAAGAGGAGATCTTGGGAAGACTTCCAAAGGAGGTGCAGGACTGA
- a CDS encoding alanine--glyoxylate aminotransferase family protein, with translation MKKTPFLMTAGPTVVKENVRLTRAKECTNPDLDPDFYDFYKNLCKKIGKIIETEQEVRILSGEGILGLEAACASFTEHGDRVLVIDNGIFGEGFGDFVKIYGGDPVYFKGSREHGIDICDLENFLKNDNEFKYATIIHCDTPSGVLNPIREICKTLKKYGIATVVDAVSSIGGEEVKVDEWEIDICLGASQKVLSAPPGLTFLSISDTAWEIMENRKSPIAGFYCNLLIWKDYYEKKWFPYTMPISDIEGLNAAVGNYFSENTIERHKKIALAFRKALTEGGLELYTKNSYSNTVSVIKVPESVDEKKLRKDLLQNHNIMISGAFGYLEGKVIRVGHMGEGAREYSVFHVLKALEKELTVQGFQLKKSLIANFVETLK, from the coding sequence ATGAAAAAAACACCATTTTTGATGACAGCTGGACCTACAGTGGTAAAAGAAAATGTTAGATTAACAAGGGCAAAAGAGTGCACAAATCCAGATTTGGATCCTGACTTCTACGATTTTTATAAAAATTTGTGTAAAAAAATCGGCAAAATAATTGAAACAGAGCAGGAGGTAAGAATCCTTTCTGGCGAGGGTATATTAGGTCTCGAAGCGGCCTGCGCATCCTTTACCGAGCATGGCGACAGGGTCCTCGTGATAGACAATGGTATTTTTGGTGAGGGGTTCGGAGATTTTGTAAAAATATATGGTGGAGATCCTGTTTACTTCAAAGGGAGCAGAGAGCATGGTATAGATATCTGTGATCTTGAAAATTTTTTAAAAAATGACAACGAATTTAAATATGCGACCATAATTCATTGTGACACACCTTCTGGAGTCCTGAATCCCATCAGAGAAATTTGCAAGACTTTAAAAAAATACGGAATAGCAACGGTTGTGGATGCCGTATCTTCAATAGGAGGAGAGGAAGTAAAGGTCGATGAGTGGGAGATAGATATCTGTCTAGGTGCCAGTCAAAAGGTTCTCTCTGCTCCTCCGGGACTGACATTTCTAAGTATCAGCGATACTGCCTGGGAGATAATGGAAAATCGTAAAAGTCCAATTGCCGGTTTCTACTGTAATCTCCTCATATGGAAGGACTACTATGAAAAGAAATGGTTCCCCTATACCATGCCCATAAGCGATATAGAGGGTCTAAATGCAGCTGTTGGCAATTATTTTTCAGAAAACACCATTGAAAGACATAAAAAAATAGCCCTAGCTTTTAGGAAGGCTCTCACAGAAGGTGGATTAGAACTCTACACAAAGAATTCGTACTCAAATACAGTAAGTGTCATAAAAGTACCTGAAAGTGTCGACGAAAAAAAACTAAGAAAGGACCTCTTACAAAATCACAACATAATGATATCCGGTGCATTTGGATATCTCGAGGGAAAGGTTATAAGAGTGGGACATATGGGAGAAGGTGCCAGAGAGTATAGCGTATTTCATGTATTAAAAGCTTTAGAAAAAGAATTGACAGTTCAAGGGTTTCAACTAAAAAAATCTCTAATCGCAAATTTTGTCGAAACTTTAAAATAA
- a CDS encoding NADH-dependent [FeFe] hydrogenase, group A6, with protein sequence MINKCETDRCRVPKTEMLRDACEGQGEECKLELINIEIDNHKMQVAKGTTILQAAKGIGVKIPTLCNHDDLCLAGVCRICLVEVEGFKTLQASCSYSISQPIKIKTNTSKIRRARRNVLELILADHVGECYSCMRNGKCELQDLAMEYGITSYPYGHDNIRKKGVDFSSHAIMRDLDKCILCRRCVRSCIDLQEVGVFSIKGRGKESTITTFGDKPMDEIVCINCGQCINRCPTAALYEKDESELVWNALETEGKHVVIQTAPAPRAGMGEEFGLEPGTPMTLKMNTALRRCGFQKVFDTCFTADLTIIEEGTELLKRLYDNIEGGGGTKLPVFTSCSPGWVKYLEHFYPEFIENLSTAKSPQQMFGTIIKTYYAEKNDINPEDIVTVALMPCTAKKYEAGRPEMCQSGYRDVDYGITTREMAKMFKETGIDLPNIEDSDFDDPFTGGSGSGVIFGATGGVMESAIRTLYELVTGKKVDSLFEYGDIKPVRGFENIKSLELKIESVTEVPELLRGQLSSFEFLKNQTLKVAICHGTSNAKRVLENIKSGGEFSNYHFIEFMACPGGCLGGGGQPIPTNEEIRSKRANAIYSEDKKAAVRKSYENPGVLELYKNFFKEGPGKEKAHNLLHTHYKKRGKEII encoded by the coding sequence ATGATAAACAAATGTGAAACAGATAGATGCAGAGTTCCTAAGACCGAAATGCTAAGAGATGCATGTGAGGGTCAGGGTGAAGAATGTAAGTTAGAACTTATAAATATAGAAATAGACAACCACAAAATGCAGGTGGCTAAAGGTACTACCATACTCCAAGCTGCCAAAGGTATAGGGGTAAAAATCCCCACTCTATGCAACCACGACGACCTTTGTCTTGCTGGAGTCTGCAGAATATGTTTGGTAGAAGTAGAGGGATTTAAGACTCTTCAGGCATCATGTTCCTACTCAATCTCACAACCTATAAAAATAAAAACAAATACAAGTAAAATACGAAGAGCCAGAAGAAATGTTTTAGAACTAATTCTTGCCGATCACGTAGGGGAATGTTACTCATGTATGAGAAACGGAAAATGTGAACTTCAGGACCTTGCTATGGAGTACGGGATCACTTCTTATCCCTACGGACACGATAATATAAGAAAAAAAGGGGTGGACTTTTCTAGCCATGCAATAATGAGAGATCTAGATAAGTGTATCCTCTGCAGAAGATGTGTCAGAAGCTGTATTGATCTTCAAGAAGTTGGAGTCTTTAGTATAAAAGGTCGGGGGAAGGAGTCTACCATTACAACCTTCGGTGACAAACCCATGGATGAGATAGTCTGCATCAATTGCGGCCAGTGCATAAACAGATGTCCCACTGCCGCTCTCTATGAAAAAGATGAAAGTGAGCTTGTATGGAACGCCCTAGAAACTGAAGGAAAGCACGTGGTTATCCAGACTGCTCCTGCGCCTAGGGCAGGTATGGGGGAAGAATTTGGACTAGAACCTGGCACCCCTATGACGCTCAAAATGAACACCGCACTCAGGCGTTGTGGATTCCAAAAGGTATTTGATACCTGTTTCACTGCCGATCTCACAATCATAGAGGAGGGGACAGAACTTTTAAAAAGGCTCTATGACAATATAGAGGGAGGGGGCGGTACAAAACTTCCAGTTTTCACATCATGTTCTCCAGGATGGGTAAAATACTTAGAACATTTTTATCCTGAATTTATAGAGAATCTTTCTACAGCGAAGAGTCCCCAGCAGATGTTCGGAACCATTATAAAAACTTATTATGCTGAAAAAAACGATATAAATCCAGAGGATATAGTTACTGTAGCTCTCATGCCGTGTACTGCAAAGAAATATGAAGCTGGAAGGCCGGAAATGTGCCAATCAGGATACAGAGACGTAGATTATGGTATTACAACCAGAGAGATGGCCAAGATGTTTAAGGAAACCGGGATAGATCTACCAAACATTGAAGATTCGGATTTTGATGACCCTTTTACAGGGGGAAGCGGTTCCGGGGTTATTTTCGGCGCTACAGGTGGAGTTATGGAGTCTGCCATAAGAACACTCTATGAACTGGTAACAGGAAAAAAAGTAGATTCCCTTTTTGAATACGGAGATATAAAACCTGTAAGAGGATTTGAAAATATAAAATCTCTGGAATTAAAAATAGAAAGTGTAACAGAGGTTCCTGAGCTTTTAAGAGGTCAGCTTAGCTCCTTTGAATTTCTAAAAAACCAAACCTTGAAAGTCGCCATATGTCATGGAACATCAAATGCCAAAAGAGTCCTTGAGAACATTAAAAGTGGTGGAGAGTTCAGCAACTATCATTTTATTGAATTTATGGCATGTCCAGGAGGGTGTCTAGGTGGAGGAGGTCAGCCTATCCCTACCAATGAAGAGATCAGGTCTAAAAGGGCAAATGCCATATACAGCGAAGATAAAAAGGCTGCTGTTAGGAAATCCTACGAAAATCCTGGAGTTTTGGAACTTTACAAAAATTTCTTTAAAGAGGGCCCTGGAAAGGAGAAGGCTCATAATTTATTACATACCCATTATAAAAAGCGTGGAAAAGAGATCATATAA
- a CDS encoding efflux RND transporter permease subunit — protein sequence MDITNFSIKNRATIIILYVLVVFAGINTFKNMQKGEDPPFTIKTSTITTQWPGATAEQMAELVGDKVEEVVQDIEELDFVETKNSPGLSTTYVNIRPEYRDLQPIWDNLRKKVKYNLEPYLPSGTTVPNVNDEFGDVFGSVIMVTGDGYTYHELAVIAEELREHILKKVPEAGKVHVYGNQQEKVYLNFDPAKLAQLGITSSDIKNALMGRNKVSSSGNIVIGNDKMTLNTSGDFKSIEEIGDTVINKPGSIGIVYLKDIAEIKRGYVNPANYLTRFNGKESIGVAVSLKDGMDDIKLGEHLKEYVTTLENKYPIGVNFDFVAYSSQRVEDKINSFVSNLAQAIVTVLIVMLISLGLRTGLIVASLIPTSIAMAFIIMPHYGVNLDQMSLAGLIIALGMLVDNAIVMSESIMVAMEKGKSRLEACLGSAQQLKIPLLMSSLTTVAAFTPIFLIEESMGEYVGPMAKVVVFTLLSSWLVAMTLVPLLCFIFLKVDHKEHEYKSLTYTSYRKILLFALKHKVITIIFAVGMFSMGIFLFRFTGNEFMPESDQKIMLTTLRLPKGSSIEATEKAAKDLDEYIRENLQVPDKQLKVGFFKDIISGFTIREYEKDGILNWGTFIGGGAPRFVLAYSPEASSAEYAYVIYNSTTHTIIPKMSEKIDSYMKDLYPDLDISTKKMKTGPSSDRDVEYRLSADNLEELFEKIEIVQSKLSSVPIAKNVTNSWKNQVKKLTLNIDQERVRKAGLTTEDVSNSMAVNLEGLAIGTYREPNSPLTDKSIPIVLRTNDAHNTVFSKLDTMKIYSSPTGKFVPLSQVADIKMDFERGYIHKRDRIYTIAVQADAIGGHTSNEIDKIMSPWIVEKVKEWEAQKDEEVKVKTIAGIPARAEGGNYKYEIGGSSEMSNKQSNALGEKLPYAGLFILLLLVAQFNSIRKPIIILLTIPLGILGVAVGLIVGNQNFGFFAIIGLVSLSGVVVNNAIVLLDQIDIEINENCLEPAHAVVMSAQGRFRPIILTTLTTLCGLIPLWIFGGNMWKPMAVSLIFGLIFATILTLGVIPVLYTIFFGVSYKEYEYEKLSPGLQSLSR from the coding sequence ATGGATATTACTAATTTTTCCATAAAAAATAGAGCAACCATAATAATTTTGTATGTTCTGGTTGTCTTTGCAGGGATAAATACTTTTAAGAATATGCAAAAGGGAGAGGACCCTCCCTTTACAATAAAAACATCCACGATAACTACCCAGTGGCCAGGAGCTACAGCTGAGCAAATGGCTGAACTTGTTGGAGATAAAGTAGAAGAGGTTGTCCAAGACATAGAAGAATTAGATTTTGTAGAGACTAAGAATTCTCCTGGACTTTCTACGACTTATGTAAATATAAGGCCCGAATACAGGGATCTTCAACCGATCTGGGATAATCTCAGAAAAAAGGTAAAATACAATTTAGAGCCTTATCTTCCTAGTGGGACAACTGTTCCAAATGTAAATGATGAGTTTGGTGATGTATTTGGATCGGTTATTATGGTCACAGGAGATGGATATACTTATCATGAATTAGCTGTAATCGCTGAAGAATTAAGGGAACATATTTTGAAAAAAGTCCCTGAAGCAGGAAAAGTTCATGTTTATGGAAATCAGCAGGAAAAAGTCTATCTTAATTTTGATCCTGCAAAATTAGCACAACTTGGAATAACCTCCTCAGACATAAAAAATGCCCTTATGGGAAGGAACAAGGTATCTTCCTCTGGAAATATAGTTATAGGGAACGATAAGATGACTCTTAACACTAGCGGAGATTTCAAGAGTATAGAGGAAATAGGAGATACTGTAATAAACAAACCTGGGAGTATAGGGATTGTCTATTTGAAAGATATAGCAGAGATAAAGAGAGGATATGTAAATCCTGCAAATTATCTTACAAGATTTAATGGAAAAGAATCCATAGGAGTAGCGGTATCACTGAAAGATGGTATGGATGATATAAAATTAGGGGAACATCTAAAAGAGTATGTAACAACCTTGGAAAACAAGTATCCTATAGGTGTTAATTTTGATTTTGTAGCTTATTCTTCTCAAAGGGTAGAAGATAAGATAAACTCTTTTGTGAGTAATCTAGCACAGGCGATAGTGACAGTCCTTATTGTAATGCTAATCTCTTTGGGGCTCAGAACAGGACTGATAGTGGCTTCTCTCATACCTACATCGATAGCAATGGCCTTTATTATAATGCCCCATTACGGAGTAAACCTGGATCAGATGTCTCTTGCTGGATTGATAATAGCATTGGGAATGTTAGTTGATAATGCCATTGTAATGAGCGAGAGCATAATGGTGGCCATGGAAAAGGGGAAATCAAGACTTGAAGCATGTCTTGGGTCTGCACAGCAGCTTAAGATACCTCTTCTTATGTCATCACTGACAACTGTTGCAGCCTTTACACCTATTTTTCTAATTGAAGAATCTATGGGAGAATATGTAGGTCCTATGGCAAAGGTGGTAGTTTTTACACTGCTTTCATCTTGGCTTGTCGCCATGACACTTGTACCTCTCCTATGCTTTATTTTCTTAAAGGTAGACCACAAGGAGCACGAATACAAGAGCCTTACATATACCAGTTATAGAAAAATACTGCTTTTTGCTTTGAAACATAAAGTAATAACTATAATTTTTGCAGTTGGAATGTTCTCCATGGGAATATTTTTGTTTAGATTTACAGGGAATGAATTTATGCCTGAATCGGACCAGAAAATAATGCTTACAACTCTAAGGCTCCCTAAAGGATCGTCTATTGAAGCCACAGAAAAAGCAGCAAAGGATTTGGATGAATATATCCGTGAAAATCTACAGGTTCCAGATAAGCAACTTAAAGTGGGATTTTTTAAGGATATTATAAGTGGATTTACAATAAGAGAATACGAAAAAGATGGGATACTAAACTGGGGAACATTTATAGGGGGAGGAGCCCCGAGATTTGTACTAGCCTATTCTCCCGAGGCGTCTTCCGCTGAATACGCCTATGTGATATACAATAGTACAACTCATACCATCATTCCGAAAATGTCTGAAAAAATAGATAGTTATATGAAAGACCTCTATCCGGATCTCGATATTTCTACCAAGAAAATGAAAACTGGACCTTCATCTGATAGAGATGTGGAATATAGGTTATCAGCAGACAATTTGGAAGAACTTTTTGAAAAGATAGAAATAGTGCAGTCTAAGCTGAGTTCAGTTCCAATAGCGAAAAACGTAACCAATAGCTGGAAAAATCAAGTCAAGAAATTAACTCTAAATATAGACCAAGAGAGAGTTAGAAAAGCTGGACTTACAACAGAAGATGTTTCAAACTCTATGGCTGTAAATTTAGAAGGTTTGGCTATAGGAACTTATAGAGAACCTAATTCTCCATTGACAGACAAATCTATCCCAATTGTGTTGAGGACAAATGATGCACACAACACAGTATTTTCAAAATTGGATACGATGAAAATATATTCATCTCCCACTGGTAAATTTGTCCCATTGAGCCAGGTAGCTGATATAAAAATGGACTTTGAACGTGGTTATATACATAAGAGGGATAGAATCTATACCATAGCAGTACAAGCAGATGCTATAGGGGGGCATACCTCAAATGAAATTGATAAAATAATGTCACCGTGGATAGTTGAAAAAGTCAAGGAGTGGGAAGCTCAAAAAGACGAAGAGGTTAAAGTTAAAACAATAGCCGGAATTCCCGCAAGAGCAGAGGGTGGAAACTACAAATATGAAATAGGTGGTTCATCAGAAATGTCTAATAAACAGAGTAATGCTCTAGGGGAAAAACTTCCTTATGCAGGTTTATTTATATTACTGCTTCTTGTGGCACAATTTAATTCCATTAGAAAACCTATTATTATACTTCTGACTATCCCGCTTGGAATTTTAGGAGTTGCAGTAGGTCTGATAGTTGGTAATCAAAATTTTGGATTTTTTGCAATAATAGGTCTTGTTTCTCTTTCTGGAGTTGTTGTAAACAATGCCATTGTTTTGTTAGATCAGATAGATATAGAGATAAATGAAAACTGTTTAGAACCTGCTCATGCTGTTGTTATGTCGGCCCAAGGTAGATTTAGACCGATAATATTAACAACTCTAACAACCTTATGTGGATTAATTCCTCTGTGGATTTTTGGAGGAAATATGTGGAAACCTATGGCGGTATCGCTGATCTTTGGTTTGATTTTTGCAACGATATTGACTTTAGGGGTAATTCCGGTTTTATATACGATATTTTTTGGAGTTAGCTACAAAGAATATGAATATGAAAAGTTATCACCGGGCTTACAATCTTTATCAAGATAA